The following are encoded together in the Poseidonibacter lekithochrous genome:
- the rd gene encoding rubredoxin, with protein MKDYLCTVRGYIYEPKLGDPDSGIKPGTSFEELPQDWECPDCGSPKEDFEELE; from the coding sequence ATGAAAGATTACCTTTGTACTGTACGTGGTTATATTTATGAACCAAAGCTTGGTGATCCAGATTCTGGTATTAAGCCAGGGACTTCATTTGAAGAATTACCGCAAGATTGGGAATGCCCTGATTGTGGCTCACCAAAAGAGGATTTTGAAGAGTTAGAATAA
- a CDS encoding arylamine N-acetyltransferase family protein, protein MEIKKIFERINVDSSKNYKPTLETLQLLQKQYILNVPYENLDFALARKFSVKLSDVYEKIVNNSRGGICYESHTLFIYLLKSLGFSAHFIFAKVEDLTYIGKDYPHLIILVKIDGIDYLVDVANGQNVREPMNVNDENYISESENNRYKIKVNKNEHTLLVSYKNRDWIPRYYFTKEEKTQDDFSDVFESNKYSTFSTQVPLLVTLAKENGRITMQNENITIKEGDTRRSWDIEEENRAEVLKEYFNMTINI, encoded by the coding sequence ATGGAAATCAAAAAAATATTTGAACGTATAAATGTAGATAGTTCAAAAAATTATAAGCCAACTTTAGAAACTCTTCAATTATTACAAAAACAATATATTTTGAATGTGCCTTATGAAAATTTGGATTTTGCATTAGCTAGGAAATTTAGTGTAAAACTATCAGATGTATATGAAAAAATTGTCAATAATAGTAGAGGTGGAATTTGTTATGAATCTCACACATTATTTATATATTTATTAAAATCATTAGGCTTTAGTGCTCATTTTATATTTGCAAAAGTTGAAGATTTAACATATATTGGAAAAGACTATCCTCATTTGATTATTCTAGTAAAAATAGATGGTATTGATTATTTAGTAGATGTTGCAAATGGACAGAATGTAAGAGAGCCTATGAATGTAAATGATGAAAATTACATTTCAGAATCTGAAAATAATAGATATAAAATTAAAGTAAATAAAAATGAACATACATTGTTAGTAAGTTATAAAAATAGAGATTGGATTCCTAGGTATTATTTCACAAAAGAAGAAAAAACACAGGATGATTTCTCAGATGTTTTTGAAAGTAATAAATATTCTACTTTTTCTACACAAGTACCCTTGCTTGTGACTTTAGCGAAAGAAAATGGAAGAATTACAATGCAAAATGAGAACATTACAATAAAAGAGGGTGATACAAGACGTTCGTGGGATATAGAAGAGGAGAATAGAGCTGAGGTATTAAAAGAGTATTTTAATATGACAATTAATATTTAG
- a CDS encoding fatty acid desaturase family protein yields the protein MSAKYAKYEDIDKDQLQVDIEKIKESIGKATVEDFHHLLKLERWGRISTVSGYLIIFILSFLEISSYSLSGIIFWTFALLAATLIGVGNVSRWANVAHPILHGAYDKVPNVPYRYTKAGFAKKGRRYLDWFDWIKPEAWVYEHNIMHHYHLGEDTDPDNVENNLQWLIQSKTPMWARYLFVYAFAGTWKFTYYAPNTLKILENKKRRKLKMPQVTQYEISPFKRNGAILWKEYILPYFSVKFVIIPMLFLPLGLEAVFNAFIITVMAEYIANLHSFLVIVPNHSAEDIYRFDTPHKSQGEFYLRQIMGSVNYKTGTNIVDFSHGWLNYQIEHHLFPNLPLSQYQKIQPLIKDLCAKHNLEYRQENVFKRMKMTIELMVGKTNLLKVGNV from the coding sequence GTGTCGGCAAAATATGCAAAATACGAAGATATAGATAAAGATCAACTTCAAGTTGATATTGAGAAAATCAAAGAGTCTATAGGTAAAGCAACAGTAGAGGATTTTCATCATTTACTTAAGTTAGAAAGATGGGGTAGAATCTCAACAGTTAGTGGATATTTAATTATCTTTATTTTAAGTTTTTTAGAAATTTCTTCTTATTCATTAAGTGGTATTATTTTCTGGACTTTTGCATTACTTGCAGCTACACTAATAGGTGTTGGAAATGTATCAAGATGGGCAAATGTAGCACATCCTATTTTACATGGAGCTTATGATAAAGTACCTAATGTACCTTATCGATATACAAAAGCTGGATTTGCTAAAAAGGGTAGAAGATACTTAGATTGGTTTGACTGGATTAAACCAGAAGCTTGGGTATATGAACACAATATCATGCATCATTACCACTTAGGTGAAGATACAGACCCTGATAATGTAGAAAACAACCTACAATGGCTTATTCAATCAAAAACACCAATGTGGGCTAGATACTTATTTGTATATGCTTTTGCTGGAACTTGGAAGTTTACTTATTATGCTCCTAATACTCTTAAGATTTTAGAGAACAAAAAAAGACGTAAATTAAAAATGCCACAAGTTACACAATACGAAATAAGTCCATTTAAAAGAAATGGTGCTATTTTATGGAAAGAGTATATTCTTCCATATTTCTCTGTAAAATTTGTAATTATTCCAATGTTATTTTTACCATTAGGATTAGAAGCTGTTTTTAATGCTTTTATTATTACCGTAATGGCTGAATATATTGCGAACTTACACTCATTTTTAGTGATTGTTCCAAATCACTCAGCTGAGGATATTTATAGATTTGATACTCCGCATAAGTCTCAAGGTGAATTCTACCTAAGACAAATTATGGGAAGTGTAAATTATAAGACAGGTACAAATATAGTTGATTTCTCTCATGGTTGGTTAAACTACCAAATTGAGCATCACCTATTCCCGAACTTACCTTTAAGCCAATATCAAAAGATTCAACCGCTAATCAAAGACTTATGTGCTAAACATAATTTAGAGTATAGACAAGAGAATGTTTTTAAAAGAATGAAAATGACTATTGAATTAATGGTAGGAAAAACAAACTTACTAAAAGTAGGAAATGTATAA
- a CDS encoding patatin-like phospholipase family protein — protein MTDKKYSLVLSGGGALGIAHIGVIEDLENKYKNKPSEIIGTSMGGIVAACLSIGMSCNEIYKLIEEFSKIRKWIKLSFDGNSIIKTKKLEKIFFDIFGNKKIKDTLIPLKIITTKLKNGKVKVFSKKDDVKIVDALLATMAIPGIFQEKLINDEIYLDGFLSDNLGIRFAKHKNIIAIDVLGKKAYDKTLPNNFIKTNNVIEMFEKSMKLLIINQTLKNKNLLKNKKLTIIEPNTKEYKTYQFHKYDELYKLGKGLIT, from the coding sequence ATGACTGATAAAAAATATAGTTTAGTTTTAAGTGGCGGTGGAGCACTTGGCATTGCCCATATTGGAGTAATCGAAGATTTAGAGAATAAATATAAAAATAAACCTTCTGAGATTATTGGTACAAGTATGGGTGGAATTGTTGCAGCTTGCCTATCTATAGGTATGAGCTGTAATGAAATCTACAAACTAATAGAAGAGTTTTCAAAAATAAGAAAATGGATAAAACTTTCTTTTGATGGAAACTCAATAATCAAAACTAAAAAATTAGAGAAGATATTTTTTGATATATTTGGAAACAAAAAAATCAAAGATACTCTAATTCCACTAAAAATAATCACAACAAAATTAAAAAATGGAAAAGTCAAAGTCTTCTCAAAAAAAGATGACGTAAAAATAGTAGATGCACTACTTGCAACTATGGCAATTCCGGGGATATTTCAAGAAAAATTAATAAATGACGAAATATACCTTGATGGTTTTTTAAGTGATAATTTGGGAATAAGATTCGCAAAACATAAAAATATTATTGCCATTGATGTATTAGGAAAAAAGGCTTATGATAAGACACTACCTAATAATTTCATCAAAACAAATAATGTAATAGAGATGTTTGAGAAGTCTATGAAACTTCTAATAATCAATCAAACACTAAAAAATAAGAACTTACTAAAAAATAAAAAGCTTACAATTATAGAACCTAATACAAAAGAGTATAAAACATATCAGTTCCATAAATATGATGAGTTATATAAATTAGGTAAGGGTTTAATTACTTAG
- a CDS encoding pseudouridine synthase, whose protein sequence is MNNKTNDSTKLLALNKPKGYLVTRSDDLGRKTVYDILPQWAYDEQWMPIGRLDLESRGLLLFSQDGQISNYLTKPGNCVKIYEIWVRGHVTDEHIAQALKGVQTPQGLLKALVVEKIGQGGAKTKLRIQIDEGKNRHIRRLFGALKDPKFGTPLKVVTLTRISIGTLGLDIDRGTHRFLSIEEEKSLLKKFSK, encoded by the coding sequence ATGAATAATAAAACAAACGATTCTACAAAACTTCTAGCACTTAATAAACCCAAAGGTTATTTGGTAACTCGATCAGATGATTTAGGTCGAAAAACTGTTTATGATATCTTGCCACAATGGGCTTATGATGAGCAGTGGATGCCAATAGGGCGTTTGGATTTGGAATCAAGGGGACTTTTATTATTCTCTCAAGATGGACAAATTAGTAACTATCTTACAAAGCCTGGAAATTGTGTCAAAATATATGAAATTTGGGTAAGAGGTCATGTAACAGATGAACATATCGCACAAGCTCTAAAGGGTGTACAAACTCCACAAGGTTTATTAAAGGCTTTAGTAGTTGAAAAAATAGGGCAAGGTGGAGCAAAAACAAAACTAAGAATTCAAATAGATGAAGGAAAAAATCGTCATATTCGTAGGCTTTTTGGCGCATTAAAAGACCCAAAATTTGGAACACCTCTAAAAGTTGTCACTCTAACAAGAATTAGTATTGGTACTTTAGGTCTTGATATAGACCGCGGAACTCATAGGTTTTTATCTATAGAAGAAGAAAAATCTCTACTAAAAAAATTCTCTAAGTAA
- a CDS encoding NifB/NifX family molybdenum-iron cluster-binding protein translates to MKIAIPVKDENLNFFPNAGHTPKFAVYTMTGSGMFKSFILNEIKENPRNDIDHSNPEADHACEHSHEDEDHIEQHNKMGRVLSECDYIVVKKACKNTARSFTSEGIKLIKYNGESFEAAKILNELSSKFV, encoded by the coding sequence ATGAAAATAGCAATTCCCGTAAAAGATGAAAACCTAAACTTTTTCCCAAATGCAGGACATACTCCAAAATTCGCAGTTTATACTATGACAGGTTCAGGAATGTTCAAATCGTTTATACTAAATGAAATAAAAGAAAATCCAAGAAATGATATAGACCATAGTAATCCCGAAGCAGATCATGCCTGTGAACATTCTCATGAGGATGAAGATCATATTGAACAACACAATAAAATGGGTAGAGTTCTAAGTGAATGTGATTATATAGTAGTTAAAAAAGCTTGTAAAAATACAGCTAGGTCATTTACTAGTGAAGGTATAAAGCTTATCAAATATAATGGTGAGTCTTTTGAAGCAGCGAAAATCTTAAATGAATTATCTTCTAAGTTTGTATAA
- a CDS encoding ankyrin repeat domain-containing protein, with translation MCNNLLLNHRLELSQLLIENINNKDTFAQLLLNGANINSQNNMGWCILFETIYLKLQDKIQDFLEYKINMNIRDTNGRNALFWSIYFDNIEASKILLTFASDLIVCSKQQLHVFHYAVYKNNLALIKYLIEENQIDTETKDNLNCTPLIYAALYKKTEIIEYLINKGANLHWIDSMGNCANSLIKKSKYK, from the coding sequence ATGTGTAATAATCTTTTGCTAAATCATCGACTAGAACTATCTCAATTACTCATTGAAAATATCAATAATAAAGATACTTTTGCACAACTATTACTCAATGGTGCAAATATTAATTCTCAGAATAATATGGGTTGGTGCATTTTATTTGAAACTATTTATTTAAAACTACAAGATAAAATTCAAGATTTTTTGGAATATAAAATTAATATGAATATTAGAGATACTAATGGCAGAAATGCCCTTTTTTGGTCTATTTATTTCGATAATATTGAGGCTAGTAAAATTCTATTAACTTTTGCTAGTGATTTAATTGTCTGCTCAAAACAGCAATTACATGTATTTCATTATGCTGTATATAAAAATAATTTAGCTCTTATAAAATATCTTATAGAAGAAAATCAAATAGATACTGAAACAAAGGACAATTTAAATTGTACTCCCTTAATATATGCCGCCTTATATAAAAAAACTGAGATTATTGAATACTTAATTAATAAAGGTGCCAATTTACATTGGATTGATTCAATGGGTAATTGTGCAAACTCCCTAATAAAAAAATCAAAATACAAATAA
- the sodN gene encoding superoxide dismutase, Ni — protein MFNIEIANAHCDVPCGIYDPISAQIAALSVIRMIDLMSALQKNDSLEYINTITRHISVKEEEAEKVKHEIRIIWGDFIKPPQIEQYPEIHTIVHNIMMLGSANRQHVSRDKAIELLEAVNKFAEIFWEIKGVEIKKVKANYLPNEEIVIPA, from the coding sequence ATGTTTAATATAGAAATAGCAAATGCTCATTGTGATGTACCGTGTGGAATTTATGACCCAATATCTGCTCAAATAGCGGCACTTAGTGTAATTAGAATGATTGATTTAATGTCTGCATTACAAAAAAATGACAGCTTAGAATATATCAATACAATTACAAGACATATATCTGTAAAAGAAGAAGAAGCAGAAAAAGTTAAACATGAAATTAGAATTATTTGGGGAGATTTTATTAAACCACCTCAAATTGAGCAATACCCAGAAATTCATACTATTGTTCATAATATTATGATGTTAGGTAGTGCAAATAGACAACATGTATCAAGAGATAAAGCTATTGAACTTTTAGAAGCAGTTAATAAGTTTGCAGAAATTTTCTGGGAAATTAAAGGTGTTGAAATTAAAAAAGTAAAAGCAAACTACTTACCAAATGAAGAGATCGTTATTCCTGCATAA